Proteins found in one Mangifera indica cultivar Alphonso chromosome 15, CATAS_Mindica_2.1, whole genome shotgun sequence genomic segment:
- the LOC123198360 gene encoding protein DMP9-like, with protein MEQSEEALGIRIYTATPPEGSTPKLNNTSTNLPERGKKRRAMAKGVQKTISKTSMLANFLPTGTLLTFEMVLPSVYSNGDCSQVSTFMIHVLLGLCTLSCFFFHFTDSFRGPDGKVYYGFVTPKGLAVFKPGLDVEVPKEARFKVGLTDFVHAVMSVMVFVAIAFSDYRVTSCLFPGHEKEMDQVMESFPLMVGIVCSGLFLVFPNTRYGIGCLAA; from the coding sequence atggagcAATCTGAAGAAGCACTCGGCATCAGAATCTACACAGCAACCCCACCAGAAGGCTCCACTCCGAAATTAAATAACACTTCCACCAATCTCCCCGAACGTGGCAAAAAGAGACGAGCAATGGCGAAAGGAGTGCAAAAGACCATCTCCAAAACCTCAATGCTGGCAAACTTTCTTCCCACAGGCACCCTTTTAACCTTTGAAATGGTCCTCCCATCGGTTTACAGCAATGGCGATTGTTCTCAAGTCAGCACCTTCATGATTCACGTCCTTCTCGGCCTCTGCACGCTCTCCTGCTTCTTCTTTCACTTCACGGACAGTTTCCGGGGCCCTGACGGGAAAGTCTACTATGGATTCGTAACGCCGAAGGGGCTGGCGGTGTTCAAGCCCGGCCTGGACGTTGAGGTACCAAAAGAGGCGAGGTTCAAAGTAGGCTTAACGGATTTTGTTCATGCTGTGATGTCGGTCATGGTGTTTGTGGCCATAGCGTTTTCGGATTACAGAGTTACAAGCTGTTTGTTTCCAGGGCACGAAAAGGAGATGGATCAAGTTATGGAGAGTTTTCCATTGATGGTGGGGATTGTTTGCAGTGGCTTGTTTCTTGTGTTTCCAAATACTAGATATGGAATTGGCTGCTTGGCTGCATAA